Proteins encoded together in one Lysinibacillus sp. FSL K6-0232 window:
- a CDS encoding TetR/AcrR family transcriptional regulator encodes MDGFEKRREQKKRDILNAALALFMEYGLQKVSITEIAKKANVSQVTIYNYFESKENLVRLVFKFYVDQIWDEQKHLLVNDLPFNEKIKKIIFEKGIAANQISERFFQDFMKDYASGQSYVEEVYQKEALPLFIKLFNEGREQGYIDSEISDEAILFYLKMFQEYLQREDVATMTLPIAEDLTKLFFYGIAGKKED; translated from the coding sequence ATGGATGGGTTTGAAAAACGTAGGGAACAAAAGAAAAGAGACATTTTAAATGCCGCATTAGCCCTATTCATGGAGTATGGATTACAAAAGGTATCTATTACAGAAATAGCTAAAAAGGCCAATGTATCGCAAGTCACCATATATAATTACTTTGAAAGTAAAGAAAATCTAGTTCGTTTAGTTTTTAAGTTTTATGTTGATCAGATATGGGATGAACAAAAACATCTATTAGTTAATGACCTTCCATTTAATGAGAAGATTAAAAAGATTATATTTGAAAAAGGTATTGCCGCTAATCAAATAAGCGAACGATTTTTTCAAGACTTTATGAAAGATTATGCAAGTGGGCAGAGTTATGTTGAAGAAGTATATCAAAAGGAAGCCCTTCCACTCTTCATTAAACTTTTTAATGAAGGTAGAGAACAAGGATATATTGACTCTGAGATATCAGATGAAGCTATTTTATTCTATTTAAAGATGTTTCAAGAATATTTGCAGCGTGAAGATGTTGCCACAATGACACTTCCAATTGCTGAGGATCTTACCAAGTTATTCTTTTACGGCATAGCAGGTAAGAAAGAAGATTAA